The following is a genomic window from Dama dama isolate Ldn47 chromosome 4, ASM3311817v1, whole genome shotgun sequence.
TGATCAAATGAATTCAAGTGTCCACAGAAATGGTCAATGAAAAGTACAAAGCTGAAATAGGAAACAGTTTTCTTTGAGCCAAACTGCAGACTGTAGCAAGGGAGACAGTGTCTctatagctctgaggaactgctctgcTGAAGTGTGGTGTCCAGCACAGTCTTCTACCTCATCCAAGCAAAGGACATACATCAACATGACAGGATGTATTCCTTCAAGCTTTCAAAACAGACAGACTTCATACACAGACAGCAAGACGGCAGCTCCCTGGTGACTGGGAAGGGAACCTTATCTCCCAGGGAGCGCTAACACTGATGCCATGAGGAGGGAGTTACTCATCCTTATCTTCAAAACAGATGCTCTTTACCTCAGTTGTTAAAGAAGACATTCTGTGAAGGTTTACTTTACATGAAGTTTAGGCTGAATCATGTATTATAAGTCAAAATGAAGTCCCCATACCTCAATATGTGAACATCTTCTCCATCACAAGCAGATAAAAATCTTACAACAGTGATTCTCCTTCTGATGATGTATGCAGAAGAATTGAATGCACACTCTGGAAGAGATATTTGCAAATTCCTGTTCACAGCACTTTTCACAATAACTAAAGCATGAGAGCAACCCAAGATTTCCACTGATCAAAGAATGGATAAGCCAATATGGTAGGTACCCACAATAGAGTATTGTTCACCAttatgaaaaagaggaaaaaaaaataaaaaaataaaaaataggaatTCTAACACAAGATACAATAGGGATGACCTTGTGGACATTTCACTAGGTAAAATAAGCCTGACaggaaaggagaaatattgaatgGCTCCACTTAAAATAAAGTACCTGGAGcagtcagattcatagagacagaaagtagaaggatAATTGCCAGGAACTGTGAACAGGAAATGGGAATTACTGTTGAATGGAGCAGAACTGAcatttttgcaagatgaaaaactTCTGAAGTTTGCACAAAATTTGAAGGTACTTAACACAACTGACCTGcagactttaaaatggtcaatTTTGTGTTATGAGTATTTtaccacacattaaaaaaaaaaaaaaaaaaaaaaacactcagaaCCAGCCCCCACCCGAGGGTAACCACAGAAGAGTCAGGGCTGATAGTAACACTGCTCCCCGCCCACCCAGTCCCATCTCCACCCCAACAACCCAGGGGTGAGGACTGTCTTCTGTGCTCAGGACTCCCTGCTTTGGTTCTTGGAGATGTCTCAGCTCCAGCCCCGCATGGCTTAAACTCAGCCCCACTGACTGATCTAGTGCTCCAGGCTCTGCTCCAAGGATCCAGTAAGTCTCGGGTCACCCTCTCCTGCAGGAGACTGTGTGCTGAGTTCACATCCTCCCAAAGAGACCCCAGCAACCCCAGAGTGCAGAGGGGTCAGCCTGGCTCCTCACTGAGGGTGGAGagacccattttccagatgaaagcAGAAGAAGCTGAGAGCCATTGTGTTTGTGTGagaagaggtggggaggggggattggatcAAGTCTAGAGGTTGTGAGactcttttcagactctttaataTAGAAATAATAGACTGAGGACCTTGAGGAAAACTTGCCGCCAAGAGAGCACATTTTGGAGCTTTTGCTGCCTGGAAGAGGGGTCTCTGGAGTCCCACTCCTAGATCTTTATTGAAGAtttgaaaagaattaaattaggaTCATGGGGACCGTGAAGGTCACCGCACCTCTGATCTTCGCCATCTCAGTTGCTACCATAGGCTCTTTCCAGTTTGGCTACAACTCTGGAGTCATCAATGCTCCTGAGGCCATCATAAAGGACTTTCTCAACTACACTTTGGAGGAGCAGTCAGAAATCCCCCCGTCCAGGGTGCTCCTCACATTCCTGTGGTCCTTGTCCGTGGCCATCTTCTCTGTGGGTGGTATGATCGGTTCCCTCTCCGTCGGACTCTTTGTCAACCGATTTGGCAGGCGCAATTCAATGCTTATTGTCAACGTGTTGGCCATAGCTGGCGGCTGCCTTATGGGATTCTGCAAAATAGCAGAGTCAGTTGGAATGCTGATCATGGGCCGACTGGTTATTGGCCTCTTCTGCGGACTCTGTACAGGATTCGTGCCCATGTACATTAAAGAGATCTCGCCTACTGCCCGACGGGGCACCTTTGGTGCTCTCAACCAGCTGGGCATTGTTATTGGAATTCTGGTGGCCCAGATCTTTGGTCTAGAAGTCATCTTGGGGACTAAAGATCTCTGGCCTCTGCTCCTGGGCTTCACCATCATACCAGCCATCATCCAGCTCGCTGCCCTTCCATTTTGCCCTGAAAGTCCTAGATTCTTGCTCATTaacagaaaggaggaggagaaaacaaAGGAGGTCCTCCAGAGATTCTGGGGCACCGAGGACGTGGCTCAGGACATCCAGGAGATGAAGGATGAGAGTGTGCGGATGTCACAGGAGAAGCAAGTCACAGTGCTAGAGCTCTTTCGCTCCCCCACCTACCGGCAACCCATCTTTATCTCCATCATGCTCCAGCTCTCCCAGCAGCTCTCTGGGATCAACGTGGTGTTCTACTACTCGACAGGAATCTTCAAAGATGCAGGTGTCCAGGAGCCAGTCTATGCCACCATCAGCACAGGTGTCTTCAACATCATCTTCACCGTGGTGTCTGTGTTCTTGGTGGAAAGGGCTGGGAGGAGGACTCTACTCCTGACTGGCCTTGGAGGGATGGCTTTTTGTTCCATCTTCATTATGATTTCTTTGTTACTAACGAATGATTATAGCTCAATGAGCTTTATCTGCATTGGGGCCATCCTGGTCTTTGTGGCCTTCTTTGAAATTGGCCCAGGCCCCATTCCCTGGTTTATTGTGGCTGAACTCTTTGGCCAGGGACCCCACCCAGCTGCCATGGCAGTGGCTGGTTGTTCCAACTGGACCTCTAACTTTTTGGTTGGACTGCTCTTCCCCTTGGCCGCGTTCTACTTAGGCGCATATGTTTTCATCTTCTTCACCGTCTTCCTCGTTATCTTCTGGGTCTTCACCTTCTTCAAAGTTCCTGAGAACCATGGCAGGACTTTTGAGGAAATTACACCAGCCTTTGAAGGGTAGGTGCAGACAGGAACCCGTGGTGAGAAAGGCCCCATCATGGAGATGAACAGCATCCAGCCCACGAGGGACACCCAACACCTAAGACGTGCCTCCTACTCACCTCCCTCCCATCATGAAAAGCAGCCTCCCCCTAAGCAAGCGGGGAGACCTCATCAGCTTGTAACCCAGGACTGTTTCTGAATGCTGCTACTCCATTCCTTTCTCAGCCACACACTCGATGGGCTCTCAGAGGATCCCAAGGCTGGGGTTAGTCGTTGTCTTCAATGgcttttaaaactttcatttctTGGACATTCTCTTCAGCTCAGGAGAGACCAAGTAAACCTACCTTCATTTCAGGAGGGATTGGCCGCTTGGTATGTGACAACTTGGCCAGCTCCTGCTCCCTTAGGTTCTAAAATTGCCTCAGGGCATTTTGGGGATTGGGCTAGAAGCTGCCATTCCCCCAACCTCAGACTCACCAGGAAGCAGGTACACTTAAGAGTGGAGGGCAGAGAGGGATTCCATAAGAGCTCCATCTTCACTTCTGTACAGCTCTGCTGAGCAAATTAACTtgagttttatttactttatctTCTGGTTTTATtgcataaatattcatttttttaaatataaagtaatTTTGCCAAATAATGAAAGCATAAGGAAATTGAGGTTAGAGGGAGGTGCTTCAAGAGAGGTTATAGGGTAGAAGATTTTATACCAAAGAGGTTAAGGTGCAATTAGAAGGGAAGGATTTAGGGAGAAAGGTCATGCATGACTGGAGGATGTATGATGTGGTCAGTGTGAGGTTTGCACGTTGCCCGTTAACAATTTCTATCCTTCAgataaaaactctcaactttCTCAGAAAAGTCGTATGCCTGTATAAAGAAGCTATTGGTTTCCTTTGGAactgttttctttgtttaagATTATACTTGAAATCTAGGATTATTGCTAAGGTGGGCATTGTAGCTAATAGGGGTTTATAGGTTCTAATTTTGAATGGAGTCCAGAGAAGGGGTGGTTATTTCTACAAATCTTCTCTCCCCTCATTGGATCAAGCAGCGTCTTTCTCTGTagtgaaaacactttaaaaaaaaaaaaaaaaaattcctatcaCCCATCTTGTGGGAGAGCCTCCCAAGTGAGCAACCGAAAATCTTGGTTCTTGGTAGAGGCTCATTATTTCTTCAGTTTGTTGTTTAGAGGATTTTagttgttgatttttattttgctttaagcCATAGCTTTAAAAGAACTTAGAGATGTTTATAGCCAACTTGGAATTTGTAACCTCAGcactggaagacaattttttttcctgaatgattATTATCCAATTGACATGAGGGTCATCTCATGCCTGTTTATGTCTGTTAACCATGTCAAGTTACCCTTGTTACCACATTACCATAGTGTTATGTCAGGTGCCCCCTGAGGGACTTGAACTTTCCTCTAGACCACACATGACGGTCTGTGTGGATGTGCGGCAAGGCCCACACCTGAGCGTAAACGTCTGTGCACCGTCACGAAGCAGTTGCTGGTTATCTTGTTAGGTTCCTAAGGCCCCTATTGGGTATAATGTGTTCAGACTCATTCGTGTATATGTAAACAACACTGCCTCTGCGGGGTGGAATCTGCATCAATGGTCTACTTTAAACTTCAGAGTTCCATCTCATCTGGCTGCCTTTCCTTGttggagaggacagagagaaCTCCCTAAATGTTGAGGCTAAGAGTGGGGAACTCACTCTCCACTCAGACAACAGGAGAAGACAGGAAAGTGTGAGACCAGGACATGATGCCTCCTGGGTGCACTGGAAGGGCAtcgtgggggagagggaggcattCGTAAGGGGACAATAAGCTTCTAGATCTGGGGAGGCCAGAGGCTTTGCTGAGATGGAGGGATGACATTTGCCACAGCCCACGGCCACCTCCAGGATCATCCAGTATTTTTAGAAGTGGAGACTGGCCTCTTCATCCCTCCTTCCTATGTTGCTTGGtctccctttccctctttggTGCTTACATATTTCAGGCCCTCCTGTCAAACCCTCGCCTAAGACAGTATTTTGGTTCTAAGTTCTCACCATTCCCTCTGGTTGCTGAGGCTCTGGGTACAAAACTCGCAGAGCCTTGGGACAGGACTTTGCTGTGACGGGGGACTGTCCTCCAACTGCACCTCTGCTCTGACTCCTCAGACCAGTGGGTTGGCAGTGGTGCAGCTTGGAATTTTTCCCAGTTCTCAGTGACAAGGTTGTGAATAATTTCCAAgtggatttttttctattattgttactatggttcttcattttgaaataaaattctgaATGTACATATATAACATCACAGgcttggttttgtgtgtgtgtgtagggggaccTTCCTCTGTAATGACAAATCAGCTTTAAACACCGTGTGGCTGCTCAGTACTTGTTGTAACCTAAATAAGTTTCTTATACGAGAGTTTTGTACAAATGAAAATAGCCATACTTATTTATTATGCACAGATGAAATGGAAAAGCCTTACTGCATTGCCTTGCATATTCATAAATTGTGTTGCTTgctttccaaaaaaaagaaagaaagaatagtaaCGATTCCCCTTATACAAGGTTTGTGATGTAAATACTGATGTCAGTCTCCTGTATACTGTTGACCCTCTGTATCTGCaggctctttctctgtggacacGGGGATGATGTAAAGGACTTGAGGATCCCCAGATTGTTATACCTCAGAGACAACTGTGAaaagttgttgctgaacgataagatgccgggattcttggcctctggaggagacgaattcaatccggggccagagatgaggctggatcgctcagagtttttgtgcaataaagttttattaaagtataaaggagatagagaaagcttctgacataggcatcagaagggggccgAAAGAGTACCcgcctgctagtcttcagctgaaagttatatagtcactcgcagtctgttaatgaaaagaaaggaatgtcttagaatttagaattgcaccagataattcatccctggccataaaacaattgacttgaatcttgtagaagggcagattaccaccaaatagttttatttacatagattagggcaACAATATCTGAGAAAGTAGATTGGGCCATTTGGCGGAacttacagagtctggggtaaattaaTATagtttaagacaaacatttccataagaaaaagaaatgtattgcttgactcaaggtttgagaatagatagcttcaggtgaaaccaggtgtcttGGCAAcgcagcattttaagagaaacctccttttaaatttgtatagagaagaaaatatatatatatatatatcactggtttgtttccccctgcctcttaagagagataa
Proteins encoded in this region:
- the LOC133051925 gene encoding solute carrier family 2, facilitated glucose transporter member 3-like, coding for MGTVKVTAPLIFAISVATIGSFQFGYNSGVINAPEAIIKDFLNYTLEEQSEIPPSRVLLTFLWSLSVAIFSVGGMIGSLSVGLFVNRFGRRNSMLIVNVLAIAGGCLMGFCKIAESVGMLIMGRLVIGLFCGLCTGFVPMYIKEISPTARRGTFGALNQLGIVIGILVAQIFGLEVILGTKDLWPLLLGFTIIPAIIQLAALPFCPESPRFLLINRKEEEKTKEVLQRFWGTEDVAQDIQEMKDESVRMSQEKQVTVLELFRSPTYRQPIFISIMLQLSQQLSGINVVFYYSTGIFKDAGVQEPVYATISTGVFNIIFTVVSVFLVERAGRRTLLLTGLGGMAFCSIFIMISLLLTNDYSSMSFICIGAILVFVAFFEIGPGPIPWFIVAELFGQGPHPAAMAVAGCSNWTSNFLVGLLFPLAAFYLGAYVFIFFTVFLVIFWVFTFFKVPENHGRTFEEITPAFEG